A genomic region of Enterococcus sp. 12C11_DIV0727 contains the following coding sequences:
- a CDS encoding alpha-amylase, with product MKNRTILQGFEWYLPADGKHWQRLTESAEKLHKIGINCVWLPPAYKGANGIEDVGYAPYDLYDLGEFDQKGTITTKYGTKSEYLECVQALKRAGMEVYGDIVFDHFMGADEEETVSAIKYRPDNRTIPTSDEEEISAWTKFTFPGRNHQYNDYIWTWRNFSGVDYDDRRQDHGIFNFSGKGWEPEVDHENGNYDYLMGCNLDMEYPETVQQLDKWGQWYQRLTDIDGYRLDAVKHIRFNYFVDWLLNRKKEKGKELFVVGEYWHGNFEKLTNYIDSSGTLISLFDVPLHYRLYEAANSDGRFDMRNIFAGTLAKERSEWAVTFVDNHDTQQGQSLESWIAGWFKVHAYALILLRKAGTPVVFWGDLFGIPTQNVNPVGKNLELLLKIRENLAYGSEMDYFDDPDVVGWIRTGTFDREKSGYAVVMTNALAGAKNMTISAVHARKTFVDILGNNSTKVMLDETGSGMFPVNDGAISVYVNEEIVEKLNKGVTDIFAEK from the coding sequence ATGAAGAATCGTACAATATTGCAAGGATTTGAATGGTATTTGCCAGCCGACGGCAAACATTGGCAACGACTGACTGAATCAGCTGAGAAATTACATAAAATTGGAATCAATTGTGTTTGGTTACCTCCAGCTTATAAAGGAGCCAATGGGATAGAAGATGTTGGCTATGCGCCTTATGATTTGTATGATTTAGGAGAATTTGATCAAAAAGGAACGATTACCACAAAATATGGTACAAAAAGTGAGTATTTAGAATGTGTACAAGCTTTAAAAAGAGCCGGAATGGAAGTCTACGGTGATATTGTCTTTGACCATTTTATGGGAGCAGATGAGGAAGAAACTGTGTCTGCAATAAAATATCGACCAGATAATCGAACTATTCCGACAAGTGATGAGGAAGAAATTTCAGCTTGGACAAAATTTACTTTTCCTGGAAGAAACCATCAATACAATGATTACATTTGGACGTGGAGAAATTTTTCTGGAGTTGATTATGATGATCGGCGGCAGGATCATGGTATTTTCAACTTTAGTGGCAAAGGTTGGGAGCCAGAAGTGGATCATGAAAATGGTAACTATGATTATCTGATGGGCTGTAATTTGGATATGGAATACCCTGAAACAGTCCAACAGTTAGACAAGTGGGGACAATGGTATCAACGTTTGACAGATATTGATGGTTATCGGTTAGATGCGGTCAAACATATTCGATTCAACTATTTTGTAGATTGGTTATTAAATAGAAAAAAAGAAAAAGGAAAAGAACTATTTGTAGTTGGTGAGTATTGGCATGGAAATTTTGAAAAATTGACGAACTATATTGATAGCTCTGGAACTTTGATTTCCTTGTTTGATGTTCCATTACATTATCGTTTGTATGAGGCAGCGAATTCAGATGGTCGCTTTGATATGCGGAATATCTTTGCAGGAACATTGGCAAAAGAACGTTCAGAATGGGCTGTGACATTTGTAGATAATCATGATACACAACAAGGACAAAGTTTAGAATCATGGATCGCGGGTTGGTTTAAAGTTCACGCTTATGCACTGATTTTGTTACGAAAAGCTGGAACTCCAGTTGTTTTTTGGGGAGATCTATTTGGAATTCCAACTCAAAACGTGAATCCAGTAGGAAAAAATTTGGAACTATTGTTAAAAATTCGGGAAAACCTAGCTTATGGTAGCGAAATGGACTACTTTGATGACCCCGATGTGGTCGGTTGGATAAGAACAGGGACGTTTGACCGAGAAAAATCTGGTTATGCTGTTGTCATGACCAACGCACTGGCTGGGGCAAAAAATATGACGATCAGTGCGGTCCATGCTAGGAAAACCTTTGTTGATATCTTGGGTAACAATTCAACAAAAGTAATGTTGGATGAAACGGGTAGCGGAATGTTTCCTGTAAATGATGGGGCAATTTCTGTCTATGTAAATGAAGAAATTGTAGAAAAATTAAATAAAGGAGTTACAGATATCTTTGCTGAAAAATGA
- a CDS encoding PTS fructose transporter subunit IIABC, protein MNIKDLLVKDVMIMDLQATDKKGAIDEMVQKMYDGGRISDIETYKEGILAREAQTSTGLGDGIAMPHAKNSAVKEATVLFAKSNKGVDYEALDGQPTYLFFMIAAPEGANDTHLQALAALSRLLIDPDFVAQLKETKTPDAVQNLFQSAEEAKEAEEKQEQQEQSNADDSDRKFVVAVTACPTGIAHTYMAEDALKKKAKEMGVEIKVETNGSEGIKNRLTAEDIARADGVIVAADKKVEMNRFDGKELVNRPVSDGIRKTEELITIATNGSAPIFHSSESDSNEADDSAEGSIGSRIYKDLMNGVSHMLPFVIGGGIAIALSFMIDQFIGVPQDQLSMLGNYNEAASWFNQIGGAAFGFMLPVLAGFIASSIADRPGLVVGFAAGALANTGGAGFLGALVGGFLAGYVIIFLKKVLKGLPKSLDGIKTILFYPVFGLLITGGLMLLINIPMKVINDGLNNFLLGLDGTNAALLGALLGGMMAIDLGGPINKAAYVFGTASIAATVTEGGSIIMASVMAGGMVPPLAIFIATLIFKNKFTKDQKDAGLTNLVMGLSFVTEGAIPFAAADPLRTIPSFVVGSALAGGLVGGFGIRLLAPHGGIFVALLLSHPLLYLVFIAIGAVVSALVLGILKKPVPQ, encoded by the coding sequence ATGAACATTAAAGACTTATTAGTCAAAGACGTAATGATCATGGATTTGCAAGCGACCGATAAAAAAGGTGCAATCGATGAAATGGTTCAAAAAATGTATGATGGCGGACGTATTTCAGATATTGAAACGTATAAAGAAGGCATTTTAGCTAGAGAAGCGCAGACTTCAACGGGTCTTGGTGACGGAATCGCCATGCCACATGCTAAAAATAGCGCGGTTAAAGAAGCAACTGTCCTATTTGCCAAAAGTAATAAAGGGGTAGATTATGAAGCGTTAGATGGTCAGCCAACTTATTTATTCTTTATGATTGCAGCTCCAGAAGGCGCTAACGACACTCATCTTCAAGCCTTAGCTGCTTTGTCTCGATTATTAATCGATCCAGATTTTGTCGCACAATTAAAAGAAACGAAAACACCTGACGCAGTCCAAAACTTGTTTCAATCAGCCGAAGAAGCAAAAGAAGCTGAAGAAAAACAAGAACAGCAAGAACAGTCAAACGCAGACGATTCAGATCGTAAATTTGTTGTAGCAGTTACTGCTTGTCCAACTGGAATTGCGCATACGTATATGGCCGAAGATGCGTTGAAGAAAAAAGCCAAAGAAATGGGCGTTGAGATCAAAGTAGAAACAAATGGTTCTGAAGGAATCAAAAACCGTTTAACAGCTGAAGACATTGCCCGAGCTGATGGTGTGATCGTTGCAGCCGATAAAAAAGTAGAAATGAATCGCTTTGATGGTAAAGAACTTGTCAATCGTCCGGTGAGCGACGGTATTCGTAAAACAGAAGAACTGATCACGATCGCAACAAACGGTTCAGCACCTATTTTCCATAGCTCTGAATCTGATTCCAACGAAGCAGATGACTCAGCAGAAGGATCGATTGGTTCTAGAATTTATAAAGACTTGATGAACGGTGTATCACATATGTTACCTTTTGTAATTGGTGGCGGAATCGCGATTGCACTCTCATTTATGATCGATCAATTTATTGGTGTTCCTCAAGATCAACTAAGTATGCTTGGTAATTATAATGAAGCGGCTTCTTGGTTTAATCAAATTGGCGGTGCTGCTTTTGGCTTCATGTTACCAGTCTTAGCTGGATTTATCGCTTCAAGTATTGCTGATCGACCAGGACTTGTCGTTGGTTTTGCTGCTGGTGCTTTAGCTAATACTGGTGGAGCTGGTTTCTTAGGTGCTTTAGTTGGTGGTTTCCTAGCAGGTTATGTCATTATTTTCTTGAAGAAAGTACTCAAAGGATTACCTAAGTCACTAGACGGCATCAAAACGATTTTATTTTATCCAGTCTTTGGTTTGTTGATCACTGGCGGTCTGATGCTTTTGATCAATATTCCAATGAAAGTCATCAACGATGGATTGAATAATTTCTTATTAGGTTTAGATGGTACAAACGCAGCACTTTTAGGGGCTTTACTTGGTGGTATGATGGCAATCGACTTAGGTGGTCCAATCAATAAAGCAGCTTACGTATTCGGTACTGCTTCAATCGCTGCAACGGTTACAGAAGGTGGCAGTATTATTATGGCTTCTGTTATGGCCGGTGGTATGGTTCCTCCATTAGCTATTTTCATTGCAACATTGATCTTTAAAAATAAATTTACGAAAGATCAAAAAGATGCAGGATTAACAAACTTGGTGATGGGCTTGTCATTCGTTACTGAAGGGGCAATTCCTTTTGCAGCTGCTGATCCTTTACGGACGATTCCAAGTTTTGTTGTTGGATCAGCCTTAGCTGGCGGATTAGTTGGTGGATTCGGTATCCGCTTATTAGCTCCTCATGGTGGTATCTTTGTAGCTCTTTTATTGAGTCATCCACTTTTATATTTAGTATTTATTGCAATTGGCGCAGTTGTCTCTGCTCTTGTTTTAGGTATCTTGAAAAAACCAGTTCCACAATAA
- a CDS encoding SDR family NAD(P)-dependent oxidoreductase, producing the protein MSIHYSGFFIMNRLSGKVMLITDGQSSLGAATAKLAAKEGAIVVCTGKHVEKMATIISTIIETGGIATAFKHDVRSILSWRKVIAETIKKYGKIDILVNNAGISSPKIILDLSVKDWKKIQEIDLNSLTYGLKEVIPLMIKNNGGSIINVSSLQGLVGLPDSNPYVAAKDVIRSLSLDATFEYAKHNIRINSICPGTIETPLIETTFPTISPYYKKSVQFPYLGKSEDIANGIIYLACDEASFVTGAELVINGDRVAL; encoded by the coding sequence ATGAGTATTCATTATAGCGGTTTTTTTATTATGAATAGACTATCAGGTAAAGTAATGTTGATCACAGATGGACAAAGCAGTCTCGGTGCTGCAACAGCTAAATTAGCGGCCAAAGAAGGAGCAATCGTTGTTTGTACAGGCAAACATGTGGAGAAAATGGCCACTATTATTTCTACTATCATCGAAACAGGTGGTATTGCAACAGCCTTTAAACACGATGTTCGTTCAATCCTTAGTTGGCGCAAAGTTATCGCTGAAACCATAAAAAAATATGGTAAAATCGATATTTTAGTTAATAATGCTGGTATTTCTTCACCCAAAATAATTTTGGATCTATCCGTAAAAGACTGGAAAAAAATTCAAGAAATCGACTTAAATAGTCTTACATATGGTTTAAAAGAAGTGATTCCTCTTATGATAAAAAATAACGGCGGATCGATCATCAATGTTTCATCCCTTCAAGGTTTAGTCGGTCTTCCAGACAGCAATCCTTATGTTGCAGCCAAAGATGTGATCCGTTCGCTATCGCTTGATGCTACATTTGAATATGCTAAGCATAATATTCGGATAAATTCAATTTGTCCAGGTACGATCGAAACACCTTTGATAGAAACAACCTTTCCAACTATCAGTCCATACTACAAAAAAAGTGTCCAATTTCCTTATCTAGGAAAATCAGAAGATATCGCTAACGGAATCATTTATCTAGCTTGCGATGAAGCTAGTTTTGTTACAGGTGCAGAACTTGTGATCAATGGAGATAGAGTTGCTTTATAA
- a CDS encoding DeoR/GlpR family DNA-binding transcription regulator, producing the protein MLTEERHQAILRLLDQQSVVKSHELSTLLNASESTIRRDLQELGNAGLLERVHGGAKRILNLGFEQDMIEKSTKNTQEKQKIASLAATFVHDGDVIYLDAGSTTLEMLPFLVGKDITVVTNSVHHAAKLGDLNIKTIILGGSLKLSTKAIIGAVGMEQLSHFRFNKAFMGMNGAHLEFGLTTPDPEEAALKRLAIEQADEAYILIDQTKLNKVTFTKVTNLDKVILLTNHCSPELLEQFQKKTTIKEAPQ; encoded by the coding sequence ATGCTTACAGAAGAAAGACATCAAGCAATTTTACGTTTATTAGATCAACAATCCGTTGTGAAATCACATGAATTGTCTACTCTTTTAAACGCATCAGAATCAACGATTAGACGTGATTTACAAGAATTAGGAAATGCTGGATTATTAGAACGAGTTCATGGCGGTGCTAAACGTATTTTAAATTTAGGCTTTGAACAAGATATGATTGAAAAATCAACCAAAAACACGCAAGAGAAACAAAAAATCGCTTCACTAGCGGCTACATTTGTACATGACGGCGATGTTATTTATCTGGATGCAGGATCTACCACTTTAGAAATGCTCCCATTTTTAGTTGGAAAAGATATCACTGTTGTGACAAATTCTGTTCATCACGCCGCAAAACTGGGGGATTTGAATATCAAGACTATTATCTTAGGCGGCTCACTAAAACTTTCTACAAAAGCGATCATTGGAGCAGTTGGCATGGAACAACTTAGTCATTTTCGTTTTAATAAAGCATTCATGGGAATGAACGGTGCTCATCTTGAATTTGGTTTGACAACACCTGATCCTGAAGAGGCTGCCTTAAAACGCTTAGCGATTGAACAAGCAGATGAAGCCTATATTTTAATCGATCAGACAAAATTAAACAAAGTCACTTTCACAAAAGTAACGAACCTTGATAAGGTGATCTTGCTTACTAACCATTGCTCCCCTGAGTTACTAGAACAATTCCAGAAAAAAACAACAATCAAGGAGGCACCACAATGA
- the pfkB gene encoding 1-phosphofructokinase, translated as MIYTVTLNPSIDYIVHVEELKLGELNRMTNDLKLPGGKGINVSRILKRIQAESTALGFLGGFTGTFISDWLAKEKITTKFTSVLEDTRINIKLKSETETEINGLGPAICNEEMQELKQSLSMISAGDIVVLSGSTPATLRDGFYEELIQIIKDKQAEFVIDTTGKDLLNALPQKPLLIKPNNHELAELFDVEFQTMADILPFGERLLEDGAQHVIISMAGDGALLFTNDGTYRSNVLKRPLKNSVGAGDSMIAGFVGSFAKHNDSIEAFKWGVACGSATAFSDDLASADLINELISEVNIEKIR; from the coding sequence ATGATTTATACAGTCACTTTAAATCCTTCAATAGACTATATTGTTCATGTTGAAGAGCTAAAATTAGGCGAACTAAACCGGATGACCAATGACTTAAAATTACCTGGTGGAAAAGGCATCAATGTTTCTAGGATTTTGAAACGAATCCAAGCAGAATCAACAGCGCTAGGATTTTTAGGTGGTTTTACCGGGACATTCATTTCTGACTGGCTAGCGAAAGAAAAAATTACAACAAAATTTACATCGGTTCTTGAAGATACACGAATCAATATCAAATTGAAATCTGAAACAGAAACAGAAATCAACGGTTTAGGTCCTGCAATCTGCAACGAAGAAATGCAAGAACTAAAACAATCATTAAGCATGATTTCTGCAGGTGATATTGTTGTTTTATCTGGTAGCACACCTGCAACCTTGCGTGACGGTTTTTATGAAGAATTAATACAAATCATCAAAGATAAACAGGCTGAATTTGTCATTGACACAACAGGTAAAGATTTACTCAATGCACTACCTCAAAAGCCTTTATTAATCAAACCAAATAACCATGAATTAGCTGAATTGTTTGATGTTGAATTTCAAACGATGGCGGATATTTTACCATTTGGTGAACGTTTATTGGAAGATGGCGCTCAACATGTGATCATCTCAATGGCTGGGGATGGTGCTTTGTTATTTACTAACGATGGTACCTATCGCTCAAATGTGTTGAAGCGACCTTTGAAAAATTCAGTTGGTGCTGGAGATTCTATGATCGCAGGTTTTGTGGGAAGCTTTGCAAAACATAATGATTCTATTGAAGCATTTAAATGGGGTGTTGCTTGTGGTAGTGCGACTGCATTTTCAGATGATTTAGCTTCTGCCGATCTGATCAATGAGTTGATTTCAGAAGTTAACATCGAAAAAATCAGATAG
- the pcrA gene encoding DNA helicase PcrA, whose product MAQENALIQGMNPRQKEAVLHTEGPLLVMAGAGSGKTRVLTHRIAYLIEEKDVNPWNILAITFTNKAAKEMRERVGKLLEVGGNDVWVSTFHSMCVRILRRDVDHIGYNRNFTIIDTSEQRTLMKRILNELNIDVKKYDPRSILGTISNAKNELQTPSKVEELQGTPYEEVVAKCYKMYQKELRNNQCMDFDDLIMNTIRLFNEHPDSLNYYQNKFHYIHVDEYQDTNHAQYTLVNMLAARFKNLCVVGDADQSIYGWRGADMQNILDFEKDYPDASVITLEQNYRSTKKILDAANNVIKNNRNRRDKQLWTENTDGEKIVYYRGDNERDETQFIVGQIQKEMRERDRIYGDFAVLYRTNAQSRVMEEMLLKSNIPYTMVGGHKFYDRKEIKDILGYLNIISNPMDSLSFERIVNEPKRGIGKSSVEKLRSFAQMHDWSLLEASQNVDLANISGKAGKELGSFGMMIQDLTQMIPYLTITELVKEVLERSGYREELVRQNNLESQARLENLDEFLTVTQEFDKRYERQDEEEADAPEEKLAVFLNDLALVSDLDNLEESTSQVTLMTLHAAKGLEFPVVFLIGLEEGVFPLSRAMLEESELEEERRLAYVGITRAEETLFITNAFSRTLYGKTQYNRPSRFLDEIDEELLDLQGSIAAPKTPARTFEPKVFKPAYAQPTKQPVTDKVASGGESMAWQAGDKVKHKAWGTGTVVRVGGTAKDLELDVAFPEKGIKRLLAAFAPIEKI is encoded by the coding sequence ATGGCACAAGAAAACGCCTTGATCCAAGGTATGAACCCGAGACAAAAAGAAGCCGTTCTACATACTGAAGGGCCTTTATTAGTGATGGCGGGAGCAGGCAGTGGGAAAACGAGAGTGTTAACACATCGTATTGCCTATTTAATTGAAGAAAAAGATGTAAATCCCTGGAATATTTTAGCCATCACTTTTACCAATAAAGCCGCAAAAGAAATGCGAGAGCGGGTTGGTAAGTTACTAGAAGTTGGCGGAAACGATGTTTGGGTTTCCACATTCCACTCAATGTGCGTGCGGATATTACGTAGAGATGTCGATCATATTGGTTATAATCGGAATTTCACGATCATTGATACTTCTGAACAGCGCACATTGATGAAACGAATTTTAAACGAACTGAATATTGATGTGAAAAAATATGATCCTCGCTCGATTTTAGGAACGATCAGCAATGCTAAAAATGAGTTGCAGACACCCTCAAAAGTAGAGGAGTTACAAGGGACACCATACGAAGAAGTAGTGGCAAAATGTTATAAAATGTATCAAAAAGAGTTAAGAAACAATCAGTGTATGGATTTTGATGATTTGATTATGAATACGATTCGGTTATTTAATGAACATCCAGATTCATTAAACTATTATCAAAATAAATTCCACTATATCCATGTTGATGAATACCAAGATACCAACCATGCGCAGTATACTTTAGTCAATATGCTGGCTGCACGCTTTAAAAATCTATGTGTTGTGGGAGATGCGGACCAAAGTATTTATGGTTGGCGTGGAGCAGACATGCAGAATATTTTGGATTTTGAAAAAGATTATCCAGATGCTTCTGTGATCACCCTGGAACAAAATTATCGTTCAACCAAAAAAATCCTTGATGCAGCCAACAATGTTATTAAAAATAACCGTAATCGTCGCGATAAACAATTATGGACGGAAAATACAGATGGTGAAAAAATTGTCTATTATCGTGGAGATAATGAGCGGGATGAAACGCAATTTATCGTAGGGCAAATTCAAAAAGAAATGCGCGAAAGAGACCGTATTTATGGTGATTTTGCTGTATTGTATCGTACCAATGCTCAATCACGAGTAATGGAAGAAATGCTGTTGAAATCAAATATCCCTTATACGATGGTGGGCGGCCATAAATTCTACGATCGGAAAGAAATCAAAGATATCTTGGGCTACTTGAATATTATTTCCAACCCGATGGATTCTCTAAGCTTTGAACGGATAGTCAACGAACCAAAACGAGGAATCGGTAAAAGTTCAGTTGAAAAATTAAGAAGTTTTGCTCAGATGCATGATTGGTCCTTACTAGAAGCTTCACAAAATGTCGATCTAGCGAATATTTCAGGAAAAGCTGGTAAAGAACTAGGTAGTTTTGGCATGATGATCCAAGACTTGACGCAAATGATTCCTTATTTAACAATTACGGAATTAGTAAAAGAAGTCTTAGAACGTAGTGGATATCGCGAAGAATTAGTCAGACAAAATAATTTGGAATCCCAAGCTCGTTTAGAAAACTTGGATGAATTTTTAACCGTTACCCAAGAATTTGATAAACGTTATGAACGTCAAGACGAAGAAGAGGCAGATGCACCAGAAGAAAAATTAGCTGTCTTCCTAAATGATTTAGCACTTGTTTCTGATTTGGATAATCTAGAAGAAAGTACCTCTCAAGTAACCTTGATGACGCTTCATGCAGCTAAAGGACTTGAGTTTCCAGTTGTCTTTTTGATTGGCCTAGAAGAAGGGGTCTTCCCGTTGTCTCGTGCGATGCTGGAAGAAAGTGAGTTAGAAGAAGAACGTCGTTTAGCCTATGTAGGAATTACTAGAGCTGAGGAAACGCTATTTATCACCAATGCATTCTCTAGAACCTTATACGGCAAAACACAATATAATCGTCCGAGTCGTTTCCTAGATGAAATTGACGAAGAATTATTAGACTTACAAGGGTCGATTGCAGCACCAAAAACACCGGCTAGAACGTTTGAACCTAAAGTGTTTAAACCAGCTTATGCTCAGCCAACTAAACAGCCGGTGACAGATAAAGTTGCAAGTGGCGGAGAATCAATGGCCTGGCAAGCAGGAGATAAAGTCAAACACAAAGCATGGGGGACGGGCACGGTAGTTCGCGTTGGCGGCACTGCTAAAGACTTGGAATTAGATGTTGCGTTCCCGGAAAAAGGTATTAAACGCTTATTAGCAGCATTTGCTCCGATTGAAAAAATATAA